TGCGCGCCGCCATGGACCACCTTCACGCAGCCGGCAGCGAACGCGTCAGCATGGTCGGGCTGAGCCTCGGCGGTCACATCGCCTACGTCGCGGCCACGGAGTTGGACCTCGCCGCAGTAGTCGTCTTCTACGGCGGCTGGCTGCCGAGCACCGACATCTCGATCAGCCGCCCCGAGCCGACGCTGTCACTGACCCCAAAGATCACCGGGCGTGTCCTCTTCCTCGTCGGCGAGGAGGACCACGTCGTCCCGCCCGCACAGCAACGCGAGATCACACAGGCGCTGCGCGAGGCCGGCATCCGTCACGAGATGGTCGTCTACCCCGGTATCGGACACGGATTCCTCGGCACCGATCGCACCACGTCAGCCGACGCATGGCGCCGCGTCCACGCACTACTGCAGACCAGCGCCGAAAACTGACCACCGAGACTTCCGGGGCGTGCCGGTGAGGGAA
The nucleotide sequence above comes from Streptomyces sp. NL15-2K. Encoded proteins:
- a CDS encoding dienelactone hydrolase family protein; this translates as MNLRNTNVGITGPYAIRTEHVDIPVGNGPPMGAYIARPTAPGPFPGVLVGMELFGVDAGVRDVCDQLAGLGFVTLAPDFHHRTAPGSELPRDPAGRERGFELLGLMTRTTVLSDVRAAMDHLHAAGSERVSMVGLSLGGHIAYVAATELDLAAVVVFYGGWLPSTDISISRPEPTLSLTPKITGRVLFLVGEEDHVVPPAQQREITQALREAGIRHEMVVYPGIGHGFLGTDRTTSADAWRRVHALLQTSAEN